The stretch of DNA TAGGCAATATTGCTTGCATTCTAGATACTGCTTTCATGCAGATTTTGTTACAACATCTACTCATTTTTTGTTTTCCTGGGTATATTCGTATCAATGGCAGTGCAATCTCAGGCTTGATCTTTTTATGAGTCTATATGATCTGTTAATTTGCCCATAGGAAGATGGTACTGAAGTGATGCATTGTTAATTTATTGAACCATACTATGTTGTCAAGGTGTGCCTATGCTTTTGCACCTTAGCTTCAGACAACCAAAGGACCTCAGACCCTTTTGGGCGAGGCACATTTGATTAGGCGCTCGCCTAGTGTGCTTAGGCGTGCTTTTTTGTAAGGCGATGGGCATATAAAATCCGCCTAATTGAAGTTCTCTTTAATTGCTTTtgttttcaactttttcattaGATGCACCTTTACTTGTAAGAAATGGGATATTATCAAAACTCTATTTTCTAATATTTGTGTATTGAACAGCAGACATGGAACCAATAGGAACTTTTGCATATTGGCCAACAATAAAAAAGTTCCCTGTTTTGTAGAAAAATTGGATAAAAGTGTTTTATCATAATTATACTGCTTAACCTTACATATACgcaccacatatacatatatgcatatgcaTGCATATTGCACCTTACTTCAATCAGGTGAACGTTTTTTTGCCCCTTCTGCCTGAGGCAATACAAAGGTTTTTAGCACCTAGAGTGTACCTTTATCCCTTGGCAATACAAGGGTTTGAACACTGGGTTTACTTGGCCTGTAATATGATGCCTTGGGAAGCTTTTGATCCTATGAGACAGAAATGGATGAGATTACCTAGGATTCCATGTGATGATTGTTTTACTTGTGCTGACAAAGAGTCTCTTGCAGTGGGGAGTGAATTACTTGTATTTGGTCGTGAATTGTCAGGATTTGCTATTTGGGTGTATAGTTTGGTTACCCACAATTGGTCTAAATGCCCCCTAATGAATTTGCCTCGTTGTCTGTTTGGTTCTAGCAGCCTTGGGGAGATAGCCATTGTTGTTGGGGGAAGTGATAAGAATGGCAATGTCCTACAATCTGCTGAACTCTACAATTCTGAAGTAGGTACTTGGCAAACATTGCCCGACATGAACTTCCCGCGTAAACTATGTTTGGGATTTTTTATGGATGGGAAGTTTTATGTGATTGGGGGCATGTCAAGTCATATAGATTGGTTGACTTGTGGTGAAGAGTACAATATTGAGACAAGGTCATGGAGGAGGATAGAAAATATGTACCCTGGTCACGATGCAGGTACGTTTCATCCTACTATGCGTTCACCTCCTTTAGTTGCTGTTGTAAATAATCAGCTTTACTCTGCTGATCAAGCAACTAATGAAGTTAAGAAATATGATAAGGTTAATAACTCATGGAGTGTTGTGAAGAGACTACCTGTGAGGGCGGACTCTTCCTACGGTTGGGGGCTGGCATTTAAAGCATGTGGAAACAGTTTACTAGTAATAGGAGCTGGAGGTCATGGAGGGCATGATGATGGAGTAATTGTTCTGCATTCTTGGAATCCAGAGGAGGGAAACAGGGATGGACAAGAGTGGAATGTGCTTGCTGTCAAGGCACGGGCAGGTGCTTTTGTGTATAATTATGCGGTAATGGGCTGTTAATGAGAGTTGCCGCATTTTTGGTGCAAACATCGACATCTAGAAGACCAAGATCAACGATCCTCTATctgttataatttttattgtctcagtatcattaattttattgttctttttcccattttatgaTTCAGAAGAATAATTGACCTCGAATCAATTTCTTAAAGTTATCAACTGATTGTGTTGATCCCTCTATTGCAAGCATTAACCTCATACCAAGTAATGACTGGTTCCATTTATCTTGTACTTTGGCATTGAATTCATTTCTCGTAATTGCTTTTATGCTGAGCGTAATTTCATCAGGAGATCACTACAATTGATTCACTACTAATTAGTAAATTTCGGAAGTAGTTTGcaatgcttttatattttaataattgagtattattatatatttaatttgatttatttatttataaataaatcattgcaatatatgtaaaaacaatttaaaatataaaaatttattaatatatattaatatatgtaaaaataaattttctggaaaatatttttaggaaatctgccaaacagtagaaaatattttacacagattcaatcaaacaccagaaaatattttccagtaaatcattgtacagaaaagtaaaacattttctagaaatcattttacggaaaacattttactggcaatcaaacgggCCCTAAAATAATCtaattgtaaagattttaaaactcGAGTTTTAGGACTAATTTAtatgatttgaaattttaaaattctgaaAACCAAATAAGAAAGTCTAATGGTTGAAAAATGGactaatttctaaaaaaaattggtAATTGTAGTTGTAGGCctatattttaaaatctagaaattttagaaaagagactattttgcaaaattgtgcAAACTGgaatttaggactaaattgttgaataataatatttagtTTTTAGGGATTGGATTATAAAACTGTGTAAGTTTgggattttagggactaaatcataaaaactataaaatttaaatttcatgaattgtattgtaaaaactgtaaaatcTAACAAATAGTGGATGTTTTGTAATTGTTGAAACATTTAAGTAAATATATGGACATAAAATTATATACTTGATTccatgaaatatttgataaataaatatgtgcgaaattaaataatagaaatttaaaaatggtAAGTTAGATTAgttatgatttgtatgtgatttGGAATATTTGTTTGAGTTGGGTATACGATTTTgtgattgttagagttgtgtgatctAAATTCCTGTTAAAAGAAAATACAAGTGGCAAGATACGGTACAGGTGGCACAAGTGGAAACAGTATagaagtgtaacgccccaaacccggcctggaagttagggccaaatctggtgatgtcacatggtagtgtgttAGAAAACCGTAGCTTTATTAAAAACATTTTCCGTTTAGAACTCCCcaatatcttttataaattctaaaattgtGATTCTTATTCAGTCGTTCGTTTTAAAAACATtatacgttgcggaagctttttaaaacagtttgtgCAATTGTGAGTATTTTGCTAAAACTCATGCAATTCTACTAAAACCCGTATTTGTCCTACCTTTAGcagatataaaacataaaataatataagtccaaaatttaaacaaaaattcaTAGAGGGCTTTATTACAATAAAATACCctatataaaactttaaaaatttaattcaatacgAAACAGTGTAAAAAGGGATCGTGCGGCCACCGCGGAGTCCTCCGCcactccgatccgtctaagtctgggggTCTCCTGTACAGATAAAATAGGAGAGTGAGTTTACAAAAGGTAAGTGTGTAAACCCGCTATAAACAAGCAGACAGAAAGCAATcatagtttgggcctaagcctattacagtaacagtttcagtttcagttagggccttagccttTTACAATACAGTAGCAGTCTCACATTTGGGCCTTGCCCCATTACAGTATCCATATTCAGTATAGTAATAGATATGCAATATCAAATCCTACCCAgctagcctctacactccaactccgtccaaccctacactccatgtggggatataatcaacccacccatccataCACTCGAAAAAGTACTGAATGCGGCACTAGTTAGTGGTTTGCAGTTGAAcagccagtaaattaggctccaGGCCTTTTAGTGCACTTCCTCCGAACAATATAAAACCATCCCCATGCTatgcatcatacaatcatgtcatgtcaaatcataGTATCATACATGCAATCAGTACAGTTTTACAGCATGCTCAATGCACAGTCATAAGTATATATATCATACAAGGATACAAAAGTCAtttagtcaattaggggtctaggtaagcttaccgaccctacagaagGTCCACAGTCAACTCgagcgactcgtgcaaccttagccaataaatagtgaaaatgggcccacaagcccatgaCATTTtcctatgtgggcccacatgctcatgTGGCATCGACAGTCCCATTATCCGGCTTTTCATTGATTACTGATTTTTCAGtgttgtgtttacacacctgatacGATCTTTGGTACGCAACACTCTTAAGATAAACACAACTAAAACAAATGACAATTCCATGTCCAACACTAGTCACACTTAGAAATAATGCCACTAAAACAACAACAATCGAACATCATTTATGTTGCTTACCCCCACTGCTCCAAAAAGATGTAGCCTACGATTTCGCAGGTAAACAAAGTTCGATGAGATTTGATGCTGTCAAATCAAAATTCGACACAACGGAGGGTTAGGAACTTATCAcaattaaacaaatgaatttcCCCAAATCAATTGAGGCATAACCCTCCCTTCTTACCAAAAGACTTACCAACCGAAAGCAGCCCACGTTGAACAGGAAAAACTAATTAAGAGGGAAGTCGACGGAAAAGGGAGAATAAGGGGGAGTCAAGAAATCAGCCAAGGGAACTGAGAAGAACCAACGCCAATTTTTCCCCCTTTGGAGAGAACCCGAAAAGTTAGAGTGGAGAAAGAACCCGAAGAGTTAGAGCGGAGAAAGAACAAGGATTCGGCAAAATTTTTTAGGGAAAAAAGAGACTGAGGTGagtaaattaacaaaataaaacgaATCAGTAGGGACAAACAGTAGCAAACCGACAACAAtgttgaaagaaataaaagatgtaGTAGAAAACAcctaacaaaacaaaaacaaattcgGCACTAAGGAACACAGAGCAGTCGATAGAAGAATAGAAAGTTTGAAAGGAAACAAATGCCAAGtcgaaatttttgagaaaatgaaCTCCCATTCAGCATAACCTCTAAACACTCCCCTGAAACGTCTCCTCAAAATTCTCCAACCACTCCACTATCAAAAACCCTTAACAACCGAAAACACCCTCATTATCCTCCTATAAAAACGACCACAACATCCCCACACTCCTCAAATACTCAGAATTTAGGTCAAACTATAACACTTATGTGGAACAAGCAGTAAAAATAAATCCCCTTGATCATGCAAATATTCGAACATAATACCTCAAACACACtgacactccacttaaccaccagaccaacagacccattctgacatattttaccaacatATATTTATAAGTCTACTAATTAGAGATAgagatttattcatttaaaaacaaaaatttcccCAAGCTAAGggttgaacttgggacctctcaaacacttcccagaacaattaaccactgaagcagacatacaATTATGTCACAAACATACGAAAAAAATATAAcagattttggggcgttacaaatttaccatctaaaagaaaatttcaacctcgaaattttacctgatcagaatagatggGGATACGCCAAAGAACCTTAACCAATAGAATGAATTTTCTCTTTAGAACTTTTACATCACGATCTAGAATCTGAACCATGTCCTCCTCGAAAGTCAGATCTGGTCTAGGTTTAATATCCTCTACTGGAACAATATACGgggggatcagagcggtagcccCTCAACATatagacgtggaacacatcatgaatccgatccaattctggaggtaactccaactgataagcaactggccccactcgctTAAACACACGATAAGGTCCAATAAATttagggctcaacttgccattgcgaccaaatctcagtaccttcttccatggtgagaccttgagaaaaaggAAATCCTCCACCAAATACTCAATCTCTCGAAACTTCAGATCCACATAGGACTTTTGTCTATCTGATGCCGCCTTCAGCCGGTCTTGAATCAACCTAACTTTATCTTGGGTATCAGAAACTAGTTCAGGGCCCAGAACCAGAACACGCCGCTCGCCTAATCTAGTCCAATATGAAGGTGTGTGACACCTAcacccatataatgcctcgtagggtgccatctgaatgctagactgatagctgtCATTATAAGAAAATTCTGCTAGTGGCAGgcaatcctcccaactgcctcggaagtcaatcacacaacttctcaacatatcctctagtatctgaatcagcCTCTTTGACTGACCGTCAGTTTGAGGATAGaacacagtactgaagtccaatcttgtacccagagcttcatgtagcttcttctagaaCTGAGACGTGAagtgaggatctctatcagatattattGAAATCGGTACCCCATatagtctcactatctcagacatatacaatttagccagcttctgcagagagtagtcagtacgaactggtatgaagtGGGCGGATttggtcaatcaatccacgatgacccacactgaatccttcttagtgggtgtgagaggtaacccactaacgaaatccatATAAACACGCTCCAACTTCTAAAGCAGAATCTTGACTGGCTACTACAatcccgaaggtaactgatgttcagacttaacctgctggcatgtcagacacttAGCCACAAATTTGGTAACCTTtcgcttaagacctggccacccgtataactcacgaaggtcacgGTACATCTTATTTTTGCCCAGATGTataacataagggctactatgtgcctctctctGGATAGGCTGCCTCAATTCAGTATCTTTCGGTATACAGATTCTCCTATGGAAACAGAGTACCCTTttgctattcagtccaaaatccacaGCATTCCCACTCTCAATTTGTCAGAAACAAAGACCCAAAGACTCGTCCTCCAATAGTTTACCCTTAATTTGCTCTATCCACGTCGGTTTAACTTGGAGTTCagccaacagactaccatcatcaagTAAACTGAgatgagcaaacattgccttcagATCAGTCACAGCCCTACGGCTTAGTGCGTCGGCCATCACATTAGTCTTACTAGGGTGATATTTAATCGTACAGTTgtagtccttaagcagctcaatccatctacgctgcgtaagatttagctccttctaagtgaggagatacttgaggctcttgtgatccgtgtagaTGATATACTTTTCACCATaaaggtaatgcctccaaattttcaatgtgaaCACCACTTcggccaactctaggtcatgcgTTGGATAActcgcctcatgagtc from Gossypium hirsutum isolate 1008001.06 chromosome D04, Gossypium_hirsutum_v2.1, whole genome shotgun sequence encodes:
- the LOC107899430 gene encoding F-box/kelch-repeat protein At5g60570; amino-acid sequence: MEKTDGIGKENGSREGKKSFKDGSICGYNSLHHLLSANLKPQLYQVNVFLPLLPEAIQRFLAPRVYLYPLAIQGFEHWVYLACNMMPWEAFDPMRQKWMRLPRIPCDDCFTCADKESLAVGSELLVFGRELSGFAIWVYSLVTHNWSKCPLMNLPRCLFGSSSLGEIAIVVGGSDKNGNVLQSAELYNSEVGTWQTLPDMNFPRKLCLGFFMDGKFYVIGGMSSHIDWLTCGEEYNIETRSWRRIENMYPGHDAGTFHPTMRSPPLVAVVNNQLYSADQATNEVKKYDKVNNSWSVVKRLPVRADSSYGWGLAFKACGNSLLVIGAGGHGGHDDGVIVLHSWNPEEGNRDGQEWNVLAVKARAGAFVYNYAVMGC